A window of Candidatus Methylomirabilota bacterium genomic DNA:
GTGATGAGGCCAGGTGATCTGCTCGCGGTGTTCAACGCCGGAGCCTACACCTTTTCCATGGCCCACAACTTCGGGGAGCCGATTCCGAATGCGATTTTGGTCGACAAAGGTGAGCGAACCTGGCTGTTTAAGAAGCGATCCGTTGAAGAGCAATTCATGAGATAAGGCGATACGCTCACTTGACACATAGGGAGGCGTACCACGTAACGGGGATGAGGGAACGCATCGTGCTGGCAGCGAAGGCAAAGTCCAGGTCGTATTCAATGATCATCGCTGTAGCGGGGCTTGTCGCCCTCGGCGCCCTCATACCGCTGTCCCCAGTGGCGTGGGGAGCCGATGCCGACTCGCCGGCGGCAAGTGGACCAGAGGAGACGGTTCGCCTGGAACCGGTTGTGGTCTCCGCCAGTCGAGTCGAACAGCGACTACGGGACGTCCCGGCCAATGTGACGGTCATCACACGGGAAGATATCGAACAATCACCGGCCAGAACGGTGGATGATCTGCTGCGACAGGTCCCGGGGTTCAGTCTGTTCCGGCGCAGCAGCAGCCTGGTCACCCATCCGACGACACAGGGGGTCTCCCTTCGCGGGATCGGACCTAGCGGGGTAAGTCGGACGCTGGTGCTGTTGGACGGGGTCCCGCTCAACGATCCGTTCGGCGGGTGGGTCTACTGGAGCAACGTGCCGCTGGAGAGTATTGAGCGCATTGAGGTGACGCGTGGCGGCGGCTCCGGCGTCTACGGCAACTACGCGATGGGTGGCGTCATCAACATCATCACCAGGCGGCCGGAGGCGCGGGTCGCTCAAGCCAAGCTTGATCTCGGAAATCGGGACACTGTAGATGCCAACCTGTTGGCAAGCCACGTGACCGGCCCATGGGGTGTCTCTCTCGAAGGCCGGTTCTTTGATACTGATGGTTATAAGATCGTCCGAAAGGATCAACGTGGAAAGATAGATGTCAATGCCAACTCCAGCGACAAGACCTTTAACGGCCGGGTAGAGTACACCCCTTCCCTGGCTTCCTCGCTCTTTCTCGCCGGTAGCTTTTTTCGAGAGGATCGCGGCAACGGGACCCCGCTTCAGAATAATGAGACTGAGACGGGCTATGTGGCGACCGGAGGCCGGCTAAAAACCGCCGACGGCAGCGACTGGCAGCTCACAACCTTCTCTCACCTGCAGACGTTTAACAGTACGTTCACCTCTGCGGCTCCCGATCGGAACTCGGAAACCCCGGCGCTCAATCAGTTCGATGTCCCCTCAGCCGATGCAGGGGCAAACCTGCAGTGGTCGAAACAGATCTTTCAGTTTCATCTGCTGACGGCCGGTACCGATCTGAGATGGATCGAGGGCGAAACAAACGAAGACTTCACATTCAGCCAGACCCTGGGTGACTTCACCCGACGGCGGAAGGCGGGAGGAGAACAGCTCTTAACGGGCGCCTACCTTCAGGATATTTTCACCCCCGCACCTGGATGGCAGGTGACGATTGCCGGCCGATTCGACTCCTGGCAAAGTTTCAATGCCGCTCGTGTTGAGAGGAATAAACAGACGGGGGCGATCACCAGGGATAACCAGTTCGACAATCGGGATGAGTTCGCCTTTAGCCCCAAGGTGGCTCTTCTCTACCATGCTACCGATCAACTCTCACTGAGAAGCTCGTTTTACAAGGGGTTTCGAGCGCCGACCATCAATGAACTCTTTCGGCCATTCAGGGTCCGGAACGACATTACTGAAGCCAACGCAGATCTGAATCCGGAACGGTTGATCGGTGGAGAGGTCGGGATGGACTATGCCATTATGAGTAACCTTCTGAGTCGGCTGACCGCTTTTTGGAACGAGGTGAAGGACCCGATCGTCAACGTCACCAAGGGAATCGGTCAAGGGGCGACCGTAGATCCTTGCGGCTTTGTCCCGGCCGGCGGCGTCTGCCGCCAGCGGCAAAACCTGGACAGAACGCGGATCAGAGGGATCGAGGCCGAGTTGGAGTATCGTCCGTTTCTGCGTTGGACCTTCTCAGGCAGTTATCTCTATAACAACACTCAAGTCGTAAGCGCTCCAACCCAGCCGGAGTTGGAGGGGAAAAGGATCGCCCAGGTGCCGAGGCATCAGTTTACCTTGAAACTGGGCTATACCAACCCGGCCCTCATCAACTTTTACGTCCAGGGGCGATTTGTCGGGGACCAATTCGAGGATGACCTCAATTCGCTGAAGCTCGGCGACTACTTTGTGGTGGACCTCATGCTCTGGCGGCCGATCCCTCTCCCCAAGCTGTCCGCGGGAGAAATTTTCCTGGCGGTGGAAAACCTCTTCGACAGGACGTATGAGGCCGGCAAGACGGCCGATGGCGTCGTCACCATCGGCGCCCCCGTGCTGGTCCACGGCGGTGTCAGGGTTCGGTTCTGAAGTAAGGGTGTGTGATCACCCTATGCCATGGCATCGGCTTCGTGCTGCGGCGGTGTTCGGGATCTGGCTCGTTCTCAGCCCCGCCGAGGCGCAAGCTCAGGGTGCGGAGGCAGAGCCTGAGATTGTCCCGCTTCCGGAGATCGTGGTTACCGCGCCGACCCGCCTTGCCGAGGTTCCGCTTCCACTGGCGGAAATTCCTGCCAGCGTCCAGGTCATTACGGGCGACGAGATTGAGCGATCGCAAGTGCTCACTCTCCAGGACGTGATGCAGCAGCTTCCAGGGGTGCATCTGAACGACCAACAGGGTAACTCCATCCAGTTTGATCTCTCCTTACGAGGCTTTACCGGGACCTCGGTGACCGGCGTCCCGCAGGGAATCAGCGTCTTCATTGACGGGGTTCGGGTAAACGAACCGGCCGTCGAGGAGATCAATTTCGATCTGCTTCCGCTTGACGACATTGAACGGGTCGAGCTGATTCGCGGCCCGATGGCGGTCTTCGGCAGGAACAGCCTGGCTGGGTCCATAAACATTATCACGCGACGCGGTGGTGAGGAACGGGAGATTGTGCCCGAGATGTCGGGCGGCAGCTTCGGGCGCCGAAAGGCTGAGGGGCGCATCAGCGGAACCGCCGGGCCAATCGACTACTATTTTTCCGGCAGCCAGTTCAATGAGGATGGCTGGAGGGATCAGTCCGACGGCCGCCTCTCGAAAGGTTTCGGGAAGCTCGGATTCCGTCAGGGCGGCACCGACATCACCCTCTCCTACCAGTTTCAGAACAACAGGATTTCGCAGTCCGGGACATTGCCCGAGAGCATCCTGAAGATGGATCGAACGCAGAACTTTACAGCGGGAGATTTCTTTAATCCAAATCTCCACATGGGTATTCTCAACATCCACCAGCGGCTCGGAGGGGGCTTCTCTCTTGCCCTCAACGGGTTCGTCAGAAAGCTCGACACCGAGCAGTTCAACGTGAGTCTTCTCAGCGAAAACACCCGCTTGTTTAACGACACGCGCTCAGGCGGTGGGACGGTTCAACTGGCGCATGAGGGGCGTTTCTGGGGGCGTAAAAATACCCTGACCTTTGGGGCTGAGGGTGCGCGTCACGACGTCGATATCCGGGTGTTCCAGGAGCAGAACGATCAATCTCGTCAGCAATGTCAAGCGGGGGCGCTCGCCGCAGGGCAAGATCCGAATAACGCATGTCCGGAGAAGGCGCTTACCTCCGTCCTCTCCGATAAGCAGGATACGGTTGCGGCCTATATCCAGGATACCGCCGAACTGGGCCGCGGTCTGTTGCTGTCCAGTGACAATCTGTTCTTCACTGGGGCGCTGCGAGCCGACTATGTGCGGCACAATATCACCGATTCAAGTCCTGAAGAGCCGGGCAAGGCCTCGGGGAGAGCCTCGTTTAGTCGGGTCCTCCCCAGGGCTGGTATCAACTACAATCTTTCGGATAGCTACGGGCTCTATTTCTCATATTCACAAGGGTTTCGAGTGCCGGCATTCCTGGAGTTGACCTGCGCTCAACCCGACTCTCCTTGCGTCGGTTTGCAGGCGGGAGTGGCCCCGGATACCGGTTTCTTCAAGCTCAGTCCCGTCCGGGCCAACAACTACGAAGTGGGCTTCCGAGCGCGCCCCCTGCCTTGGTTGGAGGGGAGCCTTGCGCTCTACCGGACCGACGTCAGGGATGACATCTTTTCGGTAACTGATCCAGCCAAGCTCACGGTCTTTTTCCAGAACGTCGGCAACACCAGACGGCAAGGAATCGAATTCGGTCTGCGCGGGATCTTTCGAAATGTTCTGGAACCGTACGTGAACTATGCACTCACCCGGGCGATATTTCGGAATACCATCCAACTCGCCTCGCCACGGACGCCAGGTATTCCTCAGCAGGTGGACGCGGGGAATGACATCCCCATGACCCCAAACCATCGGGTGAATGCTGGGCTCCGCTACCATTTGTACCGATGGCTGACCCTTTCGCTTGACCTGAGCTACGTCGGCGACCAGTTCCTCCGAGGCGACGAGTCAAACACCCAGCCGAAGCTCGACGACTATGTAGTCTTGAACGCCGGCCTCGATCTCCACTGGCGGCGCTTCGCGGGATTCGTGAAGATCAACAATCTGACCAACAACCGCTATGAGACGTTTGGGACCTTCGCTCCCAACGCGAAGGCTGTCGGAGAGCCAATCGAGCGCTTCCTGAACCCGGCTCCGCCCATCAATGTCCTGGTCGGCGCCAGTTACCGATTCTAAGATCACTGAGGCAGATGTAAGGAAAAAACTCTTCTCTTGCTTTGGGCGTATCCGCTATAATTATTGTATGGCTCCAAAGGATACCTTCGCACTTGGACATCAAGGAGGCCATACCGAGGTCGGCCAGGCTCCCGATGTCGTTCATCCTGCCATGTCGTTGCTGGTTGGATCGCAGGCCAGATCGATTCCGTTGGGCCGATTTCTCCTCAGCTCTACCGGGTTCCATCTGATCCTGGCCTGGATGATTATCAGCTTTGGGCTTCCCAGGGCCCCATCAGCTCCGCGGCCTCTTGTTGTAACTCTCATTGAAAGCGCAAGCTCTGAATCATCCGTTGGGTCGGGACACCTTGTCCGCGCCCCAGCCGGTCAACAGTCGGCGCCAAGGCAGGGAACCCCGCCTATCAGCGTGAAAGCGAAGGCCCAACCTCGCGTTGCGTCTCCGCCTCCTGCACCCGTGCCGTCTTCAGCGGCTCAGACGGTTGAATCGGTCAAGTCACCAGCTGTGGATGAGCGAGTTGCCGAGCCAAAGGCGGTCGGCATGTCTGCCGATGGCTCACACGCAGTGGGCGGTAGCCCTCCGGGCGTCTTTGCAGCAGGTGGCCTGCCGGCGAGGCCGGTTCCGCTTGGTGCCGGCGGGGATGGCGAAGTCGGCTCCGGCTCAGCCGGTCGGGGTGGAGCGGGTCGGCTTGACGCCGCGTTGGCTGCGCCGCTGACACCTTCAGTGACTGTTGGTTCCCCTCATGGCGGGGCAGGCGGAGGAACTGGTTGGACAGGAAGTGGGACGGCTGGAGGACGGTTCTCGGCCCCGAACTATGGAATCAATCCGCTTCCCAAGTACCCTCTTTTGGCGCGAGAAAAAGGGTACGAAGGAACGGTCTTCCTGCGAGTCCTGGTTCGGGCGGATGGTCGCGTGGAGCGGCTTGCTGTCGATCGATCCTCCGGGTATGAGATCCTGGACCGGGCAGCGGTGGACTCCGTCAAGGAGTGGGCGTTTTTTCCTGCCAAAAAAGCTGGAAAGTCGGTGGAAAGCTGGGTGCTGCTTCCCGTGAAGTTCGCGCTCAATTGATATGGGATAGGGTGTGACGGCTCCTTTGCAAACCTGGAAATCTCTCTCCAAATGTGCGTCCCTTCCTTTCGCTCTTTTCTTACTCATCTCGTCCGCTCCTCCTGCAACAGGCGCCGAACCGGCAAGCAGATCTTTCTATGACGAAAAGGGGCAGGTCATCCGGGAGGAGGTCGATAGCGCCGGTTCCGGGCGGATTGATACATGGGTTACCTATCAGAATGGCCGCCCGATCCTCCAGGCCGTGGACACGAATAAGGATGGTAAGCCCGATGCCTGGTATCACCTGTCTCCGGATCGTCAGGTAGAGAGGGCGGAGAAAGACACCAACGGCGATGGCAAGTCCGATGTCTGGATTACGTACCAGCAGGGAGTCGCAATCAGGGCGGAGCAGGACCTGGATTTCGACGGCCGGGCCGATCGGTTTATCTTTTACGAAAAAGGGAAGGTCGTCCGGACCGAGGAATCGTTGAAACGTGATGGGAAGATCACGCTCTGGTCGTATTATGATGCTGCCGGCGCGCTCATCCGGGATGAGGAGGACAAAAAGGGGGTCGGTCGACCAACGCTCTTCTCCTACTACCAGGAGGGAAAGCTCTTGCGGCGCGAGGAGGATACCAACGGATCGGGGCGGATCGACCGCTGGTCGTATTACGACAAGGACGAGCGCCTGATCCGGCGTGAGGCCGCTCGAAAGGGATCCGGACGGCCTGACGTCTGGGCCTACTATGAGAACGGACAGATCATCAAGCAGGAGGAGGATACGTTGGGCCAAGGTCGGCCGAATGTTACTTATTTCTTCCAGGCGGGCGCGCTTTCCCGGCGAGAAGAGGACACGCAGGGAGTTGGCCGCGTAAACCTGATCGACTGGTACGAGAACGACAAGCCGGTTAAGCGGCAACAGGATACCAGACGGCAGGGGAAAATGGATGTTGTGACCTACCTTCGGGAAGGAGCTATTCAACGGCAAGAGGTTGATACCAAATACGAGGGGCGATACGACCTGATTCGCATCTTTGAGAACGGCCGTCTTGCCAGAGAAGAGTACGACACCAATGGGGACGGTCGATCGGACGTCTGGGTCTCTTACAATGAGACTGGTGAAAAGGTGATGCAGGAAGAGGATACTGATTACACCGGCAGGGCGCGTGTCCGTTTTCGCTTTGCAGGAGGGAAGGTTGTAAGTAAGGAGCTGCTACGCGAAGAGCGAGCGGACAGCCCGCCGCGCCTTCTGATACCTAAGATTCCGTAATACTCAGCCTCTCAATACGGCGCGTTCTGAGAGAAAAAGTGCTTGACAGGTCTCGCGCGAGTGCGCTATATCTCCACCGCGTCAAACGGCGTCTCTGACTGAATAGTGTGGCTTCCCGGGGCGTAAGAGACGTGCACGGTCTCTCCTAGATGCAATCGAGTTGGTGCCGATCGCGTTCAAGGGCATGAAGGTTTCCACCCATTTGGCAACGAACAGGAAAACGGGAAGAGCTGTCTCTTCCTGCGGCTGGCGCGGGCCGGTCTTTCTTTCGCTTGCTGCCACCTTCTCTCTCTCGCTCATTGCCCCTCAAGCTCACGCTCTGGAGCCGGCCTTTGGTCAAGCCGCTGAGGAGGCCGCCGCGAAGCTCACCGAAGCCTTCCCGGCCGTTCACGGGTCGGTTACCGGGGTCGAAAGGGACCGGGTCCTGATCGACCTGGGGGCCAAGCAGGTGTATCAGGGGATGGAATTGCAGGTCTACCGGGAAGGCGATGAGGTCAAACACCCGGTGACCGGCGAGGTGCTGGGGAGGCGAGATAAAAGGCTGGGTGTCCTCAGAGTTGTTGAAGTGAAAGAGAGATTCTCGGAGGCTACCATTGTCTCCAGGGAGGAGGGAGCTACCATTAGGGCCAAGGATCTGGTCCGGGTCAGTTCAGACCGTCTATTGGTTGCCCTTCCCCTTATCGATGCCGGTGGTGTGAAGGAAGCGAATGTCCAATCGGTTACAAAAGATCTGGCCATTGCGCTGGCCAAGACCGGCCACTTTATGGTAATCGAGGATCCTCTTCTCAGGGCGGCCCTTGGGGGGGAGCATGCTTCGCGGGTGGAATCATTCAGCGATCTTTCGACGCTGAAGCTGTTAGCGGAGAAGACCCATGTTCAGCTCCTCGTTCTGGGCAAACTCACCCCCGGTCTCCAGGGACTGTTTCTGAATCTGCAGGTTATGTCGGTTTTCACCGGCGCGCCGTTGACCGTCGCGAGCGTCGAGGTGGCGGAACGTGGACCGATGGTTATAGCCGCCCCCTCACCTCCGGCAAGGCCGACCCTCCGGTCTGGTTCAGGGCAGGCAGCCTCGGGAGCGTCACGGCCTTCTTTCGTCCATGCCGAGCGTCAACTCTCCGAGCCTTCGAGGACCGCTGAGCAACCGAAAGGCCCCCATTCAGAGATCGTATCATCCCGTAAGAGCCCTGGTGCCCAGGGAGCGTTGCGAGAGCCGGAGACGCCTTCGTTCCTGACTGCGGGTGAGAACGAAGCGGTGCGTTCTGGCGATAAAGGTTCACGCGAGTCCGTCACGTTCGAGCTGTCCGATCCGCTGCTCGCGCTGGCGGTGGGAGATCTGGATGGGGATCAGCGGCCTGAGATCGTTGGGATGACCTCTTCCGAGGTGATTGTCTATCGGTGGCAGAATCAGCGACTGGCGCCAATTGCCAGGGTGAGCAGTCCCCGGTTTATTCGTCACCTACACATTGACGTCGGTACGATTAACGGCTCCGACCATGCCCAGATTGTTGTGACGGCCCTGTCTGGGGCTCGGAACGATCTTCATTCCTTTATCCTGGAGCTTCAAGGCGGCCAGCTCGTCCGGATCGCCGATAATCTGGGCTATTTCCTTCGCGTGGTCACTGGTCCAGGCATTGAGACGCCCATCCTGGTCGGTCAGCGGATGGGGGAACTCACCGCGTTTGAAGGGCCGATCGTCCGGCTGACTTGGGAAGGCGGGCGGTACATTGAAGGGCGGCCCCTCACCCTTCCGGTCCAGGTGAAGAATCTCTATGAATTTGCGCCGATCAAGGCCGTTGGCGATCAGATTTCAGAGGTTGC
This region includes:
- a CDS encoding TonB-dependent receptor, which encodes MLAAKAKSRSYSMIIAVAGLVALGALIPLSPVAWGADADSPAASGPEETVRLEPVVVSASRVEQRLRDVPANVTVITREDIEQSPARTVDDLLRQVPGFSLFRRSSSLVTHPTTQGVSLRGIGPSGVSRTLVLLDGVPLNDPFGGWVYWSNVPLESIERIEVTRGGGSGVYGNYAMGGVINIITRRPEARVAQAKLDLGNRDTVDANLLASHVTGPWGVSLEGRFFDTDGYKIVRKDQRGKIDVNANSSDKTFNGRVEYTPSLASSLFLAGSFFREDRGNGTPLQNNETETGYVATGGRLKTADGSDWQLTTFSHLQTFNSTFTSAAPDRNSETPALNQFDVPSADAGANLQWSKQIFQFHLLTAGTDLRWIEGETNEDFTFSQTLGDFTRRRKAGGEQLLTGAYLQDIFTPAPGWQVTIAGRFDSWQSFNAARVERNKQTGAITRDNQFDNRDEFAFSPKVALLYHATDQLSLRSSFYKGFRAPTINELFRPFRVRNDITEANADLNPERLIGGEVGMDYAIMSNLLSRLTAFWNEVKDPIVNVTKGIGQGATVDPCGFVPAGGVCRQRQNLDRTRIRGIEAELEYRPFLRWTFSGSYLYNNTQVVSAPTQPELEGKRIAQVPRHQFTLKLGYTNPALINFYVQGRFVGDQFEDDLNSLKLGDYFVVDLMLWRPIPLPKLSAGEIFLAVENLFDRTYEAGKTADGVVTIGAPVLVHGGVRVRF
- a CDS encoding energy transducer TonB, translating into MSADGSHAVGGSPPGVFAAGGLPARPVPLGAGGDGEVGSGSAGRGGAGRLDAALAAPLTPSVTVGSPHGGAGGGTGWTGSGTAGGRFSAPNYGINPLPKYPLLAREKGYEGTVFLRVLVRADGRVERLAVDRSSGYEILDRAAVDSVKEWAFFPAKKAGKSVESWVLLPVKFALN
- a CDS encoding TonB-dependent receptor, with product MPWHRLRAAAVFGIWLVLSPAEAQAQGAEAEPEIVPLPEIVVTAPTRLAEVPLPLAEIPASVQVITGDEIERSQVLTLQDVMQQLPGVHLNDQQGNSIQFDLSLRGFTGTSVTGVPQGISVFIDGVRVNEPAVEEINFDLLPLDDIERVELIRGPMAVFGRNSLAGSINIITRRGGEEREIVPEMSGGSFGRRKAEGRISGTAGPIDYYFSGSQFNEDGWRDQSDGRLSKGFGKLGFRQGGTDITLSYQFQNNRISQSGTLPESILKMDRTQNFTAGDFFNPNLHMGILNIHQRLGGGFSLALNGFVRKLDTEQFNVSLLSENTRLFNDTRSGGGTVQLAHEGRFWGRKNTLTFGAEGARHDVDIRVFQEQNDQSRQQCQAGALAAGQDPNNACPEKALTSVLSDKQDTVAAYIQDTAELGRGLLLSSDNLFFTGALRADYVRHNITDSSPEEPGKASGRASFSRVLPRAGINYNLSDSYGLYFSYSQGFRVPAFLELTCAQPDSPCVGLQAGVAPDTGFFKLSPVRANNYEVGFRARPLPWLEGSLALYRTDVRDDIFSVTDPAKLTVFFQNVGNTRRQGIEFGLRGIFRNVLEPYVNYALTRAIFRNTIQLASPRTPGIPQQVDAGNDIPMTPNHRVNAGLRYHLYRWLTLSLDLSYVGDQFLRGDESNTQPKLDDYVVLNAGLDLHWRRFAGFVKINNLTNNRYETFGTFAPNAKAVGEPIERFLNPAPPINVLVGASYRF